In the Pongo abelii isolate AG06213 chromosome 18, NHGRI_mPonAbe1-v2.0_pri, whole genome shotgun sequence genome, ctccatgttgatcaggctggttttgaactcccgacctcaggtgatccgcccgcctcggcctcccaaagcgttgggattacaagcgtaaaccatcgtgcccagccaagatctaACTATTACGTCACCCCAGAAAGTGAACTCTCACTGTTCCCAGCCAGTCTCTTTCTTATCATGGGTTAGCTTGCTTATTGTGGAATTTCGCGTATACAGATGCATGCCATGCCATaggtactcttttgtgtctgccttattCTGCTCAACACCATGTTTCTGAATCATTACCACTGTTGTATGGTTCTCTAACTCCATCATTTGCATTTCAGACTCAGCATATGCTGAGTTCACCCTGTTGAAGGGCTATCTCTGTTTAATTCACCatcttgaaagaaacatttaaaattgagatgttttcaaaaatatatagttaaatcCTGAGGAATCGATGTAGAAATGCTATCACAAGCTGTCTGAACTTACTCAGGGGAAGTCTTCGTCTTCACTCACATAAGAGTCTAATGGAATGAATATGAACAATCTTAGAGAAATCCCACACTCTTCATGCCATTTGCATGATCTCCACCTtggtcatatttttttttttttttttggagacggagtctcactctgtcacccaggctgagtgcagtggtgcaatctcggctcactgcaacctctgcctccccagttcaagtgattcgtctgcctcagcctcccgagtagctggaactgtaggcgcgtgccaccaggccctgctaattttttgtatttttagtagagatggggtttcaccatgttagctaggatggtctcaatctcctgatctcgtgatccacccacctcggcttcccaaattgctgggattacaagcatgagccaccgcgcctggcccacctTGTTAATTTTTAAGCACTAAAATTTGATACTTATTTGTGAATGAGGTAATcccttcattgtattttttttttttttttacttatgctGAGCTTTAAATTACAAAGATTCACATAATCCAAGAGAGAAGTATTATTTAGAGGGATTCTTTTATCatgtgatatataataaatgCATCCAATGTTACAcgtcaatttaaaaaacaagtaaataactttaaagaaaagataactactggccaggcgcagtggctcacacctgtattcccagcactttgggaggctgaggcaggtagatcatgaggtcaggagttggagaccagcctggccaacatggtgaaaccctgtctttactaaaaatacaaaaattagccgagcacggtggcaggcacctgtaatcccagttactcagtaggctgaggcaggagaatcgcttgaactcgggaggcggaggttgcagtgacctgagatcatgccactgcaatctagcctgggtaacagagcaagactttgtctcaaaacagaaaagaaaagataagataaTTACTTTATACTTAGCTTGTCTTACCCATGAGtgatgggctgcatgtggcccaggacagttttgaatgcagttcaacacaaatttgtaaactttcttaaaagattatgagattttggccaggcgcagtggctcttgcctctaatcccagcattttgggaggctgaggtgggcagattacctgaggtcaggagtttgagaccaccctggccaacatggcaaaaccccatgtccacaaaaaatacaaaaatttgctgagtgcACTGTCAGGCagctgtactcccagctactcaggaggctgaggcaggagaatcacttgaacctgagaggcagaggttgcaatgagccgagagcacaccactgcactccagcctgggtgacagagtgagaccccatctcaaaaacaaacaacaaacaaaaacaaaagcaaaaaaaatggccgggcacggtggctcacacctgtaatcccagcactttgggaggccgaggcaggcagatcgcctgtcaggagttcgagaccagcctggccaacatggtgaaacctcatctctactaaaaatacaaaaattagtcaggcatggtggcagagacctgtaatctcagctattcgggaggctgagggaggagaatggcttgagcccaggagctggaggttgcagtgagccaggattgcaccactgcactccagcctggacgactgaGCGGAGCggaacactgtctccaaaaaaaaaaacaagagcttTTTTTagatcatcagctattgttagtgttagtgtatgttatgtgtggctcaagacaactttgcttcttttaatatagccagggaagccaaaagattggatatcCCTGCTTTATACCAAGAGAGATGACACCCCACATTTGCAATGCCTAAAAACACTACCAGCCATCTGAAAAACATGAGACTTctaacttctgttcttttttgtagCAGTGGAATCCCACGGTGATATCTGAGGGATGTGGTTACCTTTTGGAGGAGGTTGACGGTTTCTAAGGATGATTCTTTCTGAGTGAAATATTGTCAGTGTCATTgaccttttcattatttcaactaTTATTATTCCAGGTTATCAATTCTCTGCCTGATGATTTTCATCCTGGGACTGACTTTTGTGGAATTCCTTGGATAGTTATCATTATTGTGTTTCTGGGAATTTCTACACTTGCCATTTTCCTCTGGAAAACTAGCCTTTGTGTGAGTATACTAACTTTCTGTAGAGGTATACTTGTAATcacaaataagaataaattatttaaaacaattcacGTTTCTGGACTTCATATGAATATGTGGTTTTACCCAAAAAATCAGGGAAATGATTTATTAGCATaagaattatgaaaatatctgccatttacattatgaaaattaaataggttggtgtttgtttaataaaatgtcaACAGAGCTTTTGGTCAAAAATAACCTTTTTTAACCTTAGTGTTATTTATCAGAAATGGAGTATGAGGTTTCATCACTTAAATAGGAAATTCTTTCTAAACTCTTCTGCTTTATAGTTCTAGCATATGGGTGGAAGGAAAGCTTCCAGTCTCCTCTCTGAAGATTCGCTGCAGAAATGAGCTGACAACAGACAGCTtaacaggagaagaaaaacatagaACAGGCATAAACATGGGAACCAGCTGAAAAATGAGACTGCTAGAAGGGCCGGATTGTTGATGCTTAAAGAGCACCCTCTtctgtggggagagggagatagATGGAGATGTAGGCCATTTAGAGGGGCAGcaaatgatttttaggggaaatGGAAGAGCTCAAGGAACAAACAATTGGCCTGAGACAAAGTTCCTCTGAGGTCATAGCGATGAGGTGACAAACTGCCAGAAGGTGAAGGGCAGAACTGCACTGCGTCTCATGATGCAGAGAAAGCCCCAGAGAATCTCTTAGAACTGCCCTCCAGAGAATCAATGAAAAATGTGTCTGGGCAGGGTAATTTTGAATGACATCATTCAAAGTGCATGTTCCCAGTTGCAACTGGAGGGAGATCAGTATGTCAAAAGTCTGTACTTGGTAAGAATTTGGCTGCTAAGTTGTGCCATAATTTGTCTTTTGAGCCTTTTTTCCATTGGGTAAGTTGAGCTCtacattttctcttgccattcATGGCAGTAAAGATGTGGTTGTCTGGGGGCTGAACCTCCTTCTGAACAATGATCCAAGATAAAAGTACTAATACCACAATGCTTTTTTATATTCAAGGGAAGAGGAAGTATGTTTCAGTTTTACCACCTAGATAATTACACGTCATTTGGCACTGCCTTTCAAGatatgtagaaaacagaaaatatatgcgTTATGAAGATATCGAGGCACATTTAACATTCTCTATGCCACTTAGTCCTGAAGAGAGAATTTTCGGTATAAATtggaggaagttttttttttttccccacccccaagacgagtctccctgtgttgcccaggctggagtataatggtgtgatcttggctcactgcaacctccacctcctggcttcaagcgattcccctgcctcagcctctcaagtagctgggattacaggtgcccagcaccatgcccagctaatttttgtatttttagtagagtcggggttttaccatgttggccaggctagtctcaaaacccgacctcaaatgatccgcccgcctcagcctcccaaagtgctgggattacaagcgtcagccACCACGGGAGCCGGGGGAAGGTTTTAAATTCACCGctttttaaacattccattgagGAAAGTTCAGTTGAGCTGTTGGACTTGGACAACTTCACACCTTCTCATCTTTGTCCTTATCATCTAGTCGTCTATACCACTACCTCCTAAGCAGGGACATCATGGGTGCCATGAAGCATTCATACATGATGGCATTTCCTTGCttctcatttcttcatgtgtttgacATTCCTCCTAGCTCCAAACTGGGCCAGCTACCTTTCCTATGAAATCTAGCAGTAGCTGTGGGATAGATGTGGttgctctttcatctttttagaTTACCCGTGCTTCTCTCAAAATCCTAGTACACGTTTTGTTTTTTATCCTATGtgcagaaatcagaaaagaacaaattctatgaagaatttgaaagatattatttcaggccaggtgtggtggctcatgcctgtaatcccagcactttgggaggctgaggcaggtggatcacttgaggtcaggagttcaagaccagatgggccaacatggtgcaaccccatctccactaaaaagacaaaaattagccaggcatggtagcgggcacccgtaatcccagctacttgggaggctgaggcacaagaatcgcttgaatctgggaggtggaggttgccgtgagccaaggtagcgccactgcacttcagcatgggtgagagtgacactccatctcaaaaaaaaaaaaaaaaaagttatttcaataaCTACCTCAGGAGATTCATAGGTATCTGACCCACATCTGAGATGGGATATGCATTGCATTTTAGCTATGatgagaacaaatatttaatatcttagaAGATTGAAAGCATACTGTGATAATATGGAAATCTTGGTGGGAATTCAGTCGTTCATGAGAATGTTTTATGTTAGGTTCAAACCAGCCTCAATGAAGCTGATGtgagggaagggaaagtggactCTGAGTAGAGCAGGGATAGAAGGAAGATGCTCCAGTGCAGATCAGGAAGGAGCAGGGGGTGAAATGTTACAAATTCTAGAACTCGGAGAGCTGAAGGTAATTACTTCCTTTTCAAGTTGTGAAACATGTTAACCTGTGGTAAAATACTTATAACATGATAATTACCACCTAACCATGTTGAAGTGTGCAGTTCAGTTGTGTGAAgtatattcatgtctttttttttttttttttttgagacagagtctcactctgtcaccagcctggagtgcagtggtgtgatctcggctcactgcaacctctgcctcccaggttcaagcagttctcctgcctcagcctcccgagtagctgggactacaggcgtgcgccaccatgctcagctaatttttcatttttagtagagacggggtttcaccatgttggccaggatggtctccatctcttgaccttgtgattcacctgcctcagcctcccaaagtgctgggattacaggcgtgagctaccgcacctgacctatttttttttttttttttgagacagagtttcaatcttgttgcccaggttggagtgcaatggcacaatctcagctcactacaacattttcctcctgggttcaagtgattctcctgcctcagcctcccgactagttgggattacaggcatgcaccaccttccggtgatctcggctcactgcaacttccgcctcccggcttcaaatggttctttacctcagcctcccgagtaacttggattacaggcgcccgcagccatgcctggctaatttttgtatttttagtagagacggggtttcaccatcttgggcaggctggtcttgaactcctgaccccgtgatccacccgcctcggcctcccaaagtgctgggattataggcatgagccagcgtgcccagccgtcattcttaaattattatttcctagGTGTCTTTCCTCAAGACTGTCTTAAAGTCACAAAATGCACATGACGGATCCAAGGATGTACAGCGGAAAGCCTGGAGGTCCAATAGCCGTAGCCGGGAAGGTATGGCTCTGTTGGAGTCCCCATAGTGTGGAAATGAGTTTGCCCTGGAAAGGGAAAGAACAGCTTCTTGCCCTCAGGTTTCTCactttctcctctcctcacccTCACCAAGGGCCGAGGTCCATTTGTATGCACACAAAGAAAaggatttcttcctttccaggaaTTAAATTTGGCCTGGAAGACCTCTTTACTTTATGGAGACATATGGAAGCCAAAGTTCGAGCTGAAGTCTGTAAGGTGACAAGGAAGGTCAACAGTcattacaaaatcaatggacagaGGAAGACTGCCAAGGAAGAGTAAGATGTGCCTTGACACAAATACTGTTGTTATGAACCATGTGCCAATCAAAGTAGACAACTGTAAAGTCCTTGAGaatattttctacaatatttGTGGCAAATTCAGTGGGTTCAAAATTGAGCTTGTCCTTTCTGCTTGATTAGTTTAATCCGCATAATTCGTTTCCCTTCCTACAttcttgtttgtaattttttcgAGAGAAGAGGAGGTGCTAGTACTGGCAttggttttcctttctctcttttttttttttcctgagatggagctttgctcctgttgcccaggctgtagtgcaatggcagaatcttgactcactgccttttggtttcaagcaattctcctgcctcagcctcccaagtagctgggattacaggtgcccaccaccatgcccagctaatttttgtatttttactagagatggggtttcgccatgttgtccaggctggtctcgaacttctgacctcaggtgatccacccgcctcggcctcccaaagtgctggattagaggtgtgacccaccatacccagcatttttttttttttttttttttttttttagatagagtctcactctgtcacccaggctagagtgcagtggtgtgatcttggctcactgcaaactctgcctcccaggttcaagcgattcttatccctcagcctcttgagtagctgggagtacaggcatatgccaccatgcccggataatttttgtatttttagtagaggcggggtttcaccatattggccaggctggtctagaactcctgacatcatgatctgcacaccttggcctcccaatgtgctgggattacaggcgtgagccactgtgcccagcccaatttttgtatttttagtaaagaccggggttcaccatgttggccaggctagtcttgaactcctgacctcaggtgatccgcctgcgtctGCCTctcagcgtgagccaccgctcccagcctgtattgttgaattcaatgCTTGGCTCACCTCCAGATTCATTTTCACAGTCTTTCACGTTTTGGTCATATTACATTGTATTTTGCTGCCATATGATTGatctttttttgttaaatgtgagatacttgttaaaaaatatttagcaatgaaTTGAGGCCTAGTAGCATGTTATCTTGCTGCAGAAGAGATGGAAGTCTACTTCTGGGGGATGGTCAGGGGTCCTCCATACAGGCTGCAATTGAGGTCGTCAGTGCAGGCTCAGTCCCTACAAAGGCCAGGGTATTTCCTATCCACCTCTGTTCTGATGTGTGACTCTTCTGGGTCTCaaccagagccagtggacttcaGTATGGGTCGCTTTCATTGGCAGACCCTCAATCCACTTGTTTTTCATCTAATCGCATGCATGTGTGCAAAAGCTGCTCTGCTTCTTTGCATCTCAGTAGTCCCTTCTGGAATTCAGCAATGAAACTCAGGGAAATGGGTTCCAAATGCAAGGCTGACTTTCGTCCTGGGTTTCCTTCTTCTCCATCTTGACCTCATGTCTGTTTACTGCCATGTTAGCAATTTGATGTATTCAATCATGGGTTTTATATTCTGTTTGGTGTCCCCCATTGTTCTCATCGGAGATCGGAAGCTTCAGATGCACTTATGTCAACTCAAGATTAGAATGCTTCCTTAGCTTCCCTCCAGAGTCAGGTTTTGTGTTTGTAGTTCCCAAGTGCACAGCAGGAGTAGTGAGGTCCTCACTAGCTTCTCATTTGCATTAATCTGTGAGCTCATTTAGCGTGGGGACAGGACCCTGCTCCCATTGCATTCTCAGCACCTCACTACACACTCCTTGTTTGAGACCACTCCAGACAGTGTGTGCTGAAGGATGCCCTGTGGTCAGAAACAAGTTCATTAACTTTCTCTTTGAAGTGTTTTTGTCCCTGTTTCCTAGCGTTCTGGGAATTTTACACATCCTTCCTATAAAACCAAGTATCAGGTGAGGTCCTTAGGATCAGGACCATGAATCAAGTGGTGTGAGGGCAACACAGCAAACTTACCTTTTTaggccatttcctttttctgccctCACTCTCTGTGAACTGAACCTCGTTAAAGTCAGTCAACACCAGGGTGGATGGTTTGCAGTTGTCATCTATTTTCAGGACATAACACCCTGACTTCGGAGCCATTCCAATCATTTCTAATTCAATAGATGCACCCAGCATTCAGATTGCCTTTTCTCTCAACCAGGATCTTTAAAGTCGATGACAAGTGTTCTAGTCCTGAATCATGGCAAAGTGCAGTAGTGAACTTCAGGGGTAATGACACCATATTCTGGAAGGATCTCTCTATGGCTGATGGTCTCAGTTCCGGCATCAGCCTCTGACTGAGAATCAGGTCTCCCACAGGAGGAGGCAGATGAGGAGCAATCCTCTGCTTCCGATGGAGTTAGTTGTGATGAGGTGGTGAGGTCTGGTTTTTCACACTGAACTAAAATGAGCTTTCGCTGTGTCAAGCACAAGACTGACCCCAGAGACACACATAGTGCACCTCATAGAAGCTTTTAATAGTCTTTATATTTACTAAAGAATAGGACTAACTATAGAACTATGAAGATTAGCTGGAAATGACAGGTGACTTGCCAGCAGGCCAGAGTGTGATATTTCTTTGTCTCTCAATGAGAGGTGTCAATTCTCCCTTTGGTTGTGAGAATCAGTTGGTTCATTTATGGGAAGGTTGCAGGGGGGATCTTTGAATCACAGCCTTCAGATGCCAGAAGGGCAGAGGGAATCCCACACGGGCTGGTGGATCATGTGTGTGCATTTCCCTCCATTCTAATCTCAGgaaacaaaacatgaaagaatGTGAGCAAGCAGAAAACGAGAGGCAGCTATCAGAGGCAGAGGAGAATGGGAAATTGGATATGAAAGAAATACACACCCAACTGTGAGTTCAGAAACTGAACCCCACCCTCTTAGGAAACCCCCATTGGAATGTTGTTTTTAACCTTTGTACAATGTTTAGACCCAgtaaatgcagaaatagaaacaaatggtCAGAAGACatatccagagagagagagagagttgacaaaacagaaaacaaagtaccTTAAGATTTACCAGTGACCAAAAGATGTGAAGTAACAAAACGTCTCCTGACCCCGTTGCCAGCTAGACTGTGTGGAAACTTGGTTACCAGCTATTCTAGGGGTGGAGTGAGTTGTTGTCATCCTTAGGAAAGTGTGTTGTTGTAGGATCAACCACATCCTTCAAAAGGACTATGCCTGTTTATAAGCCCAGCTGTTTCTGCCCTGTGAAACATGGCAAGGATATTAATACAAAGAGAATAGAGCTTTAtgataaaagatgctcaatgaagGATGAATTAGGGATATACTGAGAATGGGGAAGGAAATTGTCAACTCAGAAGTCAGCAGGCAATAAGCAAAAGAGGAGGAATCAATACAGCAACAGTTTGGATCAGActgtactgtttttgtttttgtttttgtttttgttattttttctgaggtggagtctcgctctgtcagccagcctggagtgcaatgatgtgatcttggctcactgtaacctccgcctcccaggttcaagtgattcccctgcctcagcctcctgagtagctgggattacaggtgcctgccaccatgcccggctaattttttgtatttttagtagagatggggtttcaccgtattagccacgatgttctcaatctcctgacctcgtgatccacccgcctcagcctcccagagtgctgggattacaggcgtcagccaccgcgaccggctcaGACTGTACTCTTACAGCcatctgaaatatgttttctaggtatagatagATTGTGTAAGGGTACAGTTGTGAGGATAACAGAAACATGGCAGATTATTTAAAGTCATCCTGAAAGTGGTGCTTTATCTGATGAAAGTGATTGTAATCCATAGGCAACCGTTTCAATGCACGCAAGAGTTGCAGCGGCGGGCAGAGGACTACTACAGATGCAAAGTAAGGAGCTTCCTCCCCGCAGTTGCAGGATAGCTCAGTGCTGATGCAGATGATGCCACGGCCCTTAGACTCTCtcaacattcaatttctcatGTGTTGGCTTTTTCAGATCGCCCCTTCTGCAAGAAAGCCTCTTGCCAACTcaggaagtttgtttgttttccttgcttTTGGACACAGTCTGCCAGGTCAGGACATGGATGTATTTTTCTCCCCACACCTCTGTGCTCAAGCCTTGCAAAGGTGGATGGCAGAGAGGAAGGCTGCCTACAAGCGGCACAGGTAGGTCATTGTGATGGACATTTTAaaggatgtttttgttttgagataaagcTTTGAGCATCTAGTAAAGAACTTGGTGTTTTAGTTTTTCAAGTCAATTCTTTCTATGTCTTCTAGGTGTGAAATGAGGCAAAAGCAGAGAGTGCCAGAGAGACACATGAGTCAGGAGCTAGTCCAGGGACGACCGGGCCTACAGAATCCTTTCTGGAGGGGTAGGAGCCTGCTGTGAAGGCAGCCGCTTAATTGGTGCTGCACAATCCACACACCTTGCTTCTCCTTTTGGGGATGAGGGCTCCGGTGGGGTGATTGTTATGTTTCCTGGAAACAATTCCAAGCACTTATAAAGAGAACAGTTGTCTCGCTGGGTGGCAGGATCCTAATTTTCTCAGGTGCCCGAGCTGAATGGCTCTTGGCTAGTCCTCTGTGAATGGTGGAGCTCAGGCCGCTCCACTGACTGTGGACGTTGCCCCACCCTGATGTCTTGGTTACTTTTAACTGAGGAGTTGAGCCTAGAAGGCAGATGGGCCAGCTCCCCTTTCCACCTTCACTCAGTgtgaaggatttatttttctttcacttgagaAAACAACAATAGCACTTTAGAATGGGAGCCACATGTGCTGATGAGAGCACAGATTTTCTGGCCGTGTCTTCATGGATCAATATTGTAGCTTGAGATCTGCtttaagaaaagaagcatttatttacactttttggaacttcattctttttgtttaagtTGTCTATTGTCAACTATATAACTCCATTAGTAAGTTAAATTTCTATGTAATCCTACTCCTCTAACATTTGAAGTGTAACCCTAAAACTTTCCAGTTAATTTCTGTAGCTCTTACCTTTTCTCATGACTGTTCATCTCTTTATGTCCATTTCTGTTCATAAGTATTGATAATACCTGGCCAGGTATGAAAGTTAACTATGAATCCACAGAATTTTAAATGTCCCTATGGCTTGAAGAAGAGGAGCAGTGCTGTTCCTGTCCAGGGTTTATTGATGTTCTTCCAACCATGGCTGttcctattttaattttgagtCTGTGCTCACATGATGAGTGATTTCCTCTGATATGTACTGATTTAGAGCTCATTTCTAGCTGGTTAGAGCCCGACCTGTTCACAGCCTGTTGAGAGTTAAGAATACCCCTGGACCAGGGCTCTGTGGTATCTTCCTCAAGGATGAGGGTCCAGAGGGCTCCAGAGTCCTCTGAGGCATGTGGTCAATAAACCCTGTGCCTCTGGTAAGGGACCTGTGTGGCAGAGAGTGAGATGGTAGCGGAGGGTGTGGAGGGTTTCTTATTCTGCACAGAACATGCAAGCCAGATTTAGCCCCATTCCCTTCTCTGGCCCTTAGCAGATTCAGGACCTCATTGGGTTCCCATGAGGAACAGCAGCGGCGTCCCAGCtgaaaacacagagaagacaaaGGTAAATGCTGGGGACGTTTTCAACTCTTCCTATATCAGGATGCTTTGGTCTTTTCCGACAACACCCtctcctggcctggcctctgctctgtgggTTCTGTGGTGCCTTTTCTGTCTCGACTTCTTGAGAAGCAAAATCTTCTCCATGAGCTTTCAGGCTTCTCCATTCCCAGCTGATCATCGTTGGTGGCACCTCCAGAATCCATAAAAGCTCAGGGACCGAGGGCTGAAGGGCTTTTACTGTTCTGTTTCCAGAAATAACACGAGGAGGCACCACTGACCTCCAGTACTGTAGGTCTCATGGCGCGGTGAACTCTGACTGATCCACCTTACCCAAAATGTTGTGGGGTTTCATTTCCGAAATATGtgggattttcttttgctgtgatttTGTTTGCATTCTGCTATAATGTACGTGATTAACGTTTGAAATATCTGCTGTATTCCGAGAAGTGAAAATAGTGAAAACGCATTAATCTAACATTAATTTGTGCTTTGTGCAATTTTGAATGCTCTTTGACAAGGCCAATTCCATAGTTCATCACAGTCCCATCCCTGTTGGTAACTGTGTTGTGCAAAAACACCTTCATACCCACCCAGTGGGGCCCCTGATCTAATATTCTAAGTGTCAGAGGTTccatatttgtaatagcaaatagGCCCTGACTGTAAATTAGTGAAGAGTGAATGTAACTTATTACCTACAGGGACAATTCCAAATGAAGGCCTTAAATGATGTTCAGCAAAGCTGATTCTTGTGTGGCCTCTGTACCTTCAAAAGCTGCCGAGTCCTATGATTACACATGATGGGACTTGTACACTTGAAGCgaaacacagttttaaaacttgctttgttTAGAATTCCCACCTCATTTTTCCATGGACAAAAGTATTCTTTATGTCCTAGTGCACTTACAATTTGGTATTACCTGGGagtgaaaagaaatattacagCCATGTCTAACTGACTTCTTGAGATAAGATTGTTCTGTCAGAAATCCCTCTCCCAGTTCCCCTGAAGCTCTTCAGGAATCCACATCTTTCCAGAGCTCTTTGTTCTCATGGGTGGCACCT is a window encoding:
- the LOC100939186 gene encoding nuclear pore complex-interacting protein family member A3-like isoform X2; this encodes MMTLRVTLRNPGSSGRKECPEAGTGSWLGRTRNQVINSLPDDFHPGTDFCGIPWIVIIIVFLGISTLAIFLWKTSLCVSFLKTVLKSQNAHDGSKDVQRKAWRSNSRSREGIKFGLEDLFTLWRHMEAKVRAEVCKVTRKVNSHYKINGQRKTAKEEKQNMKECEQAENERQLSEAEENGKLDMKEIHTQLQPFQCTQELQRRAEDYYRCKIAPSARKPLANSGSLFVFLAFGHSLPGQDMDVFFSPHLCAQALQRWMAERKAAYKRHRCEMRQKQRVPERHMSQELVQGRPGLQNPFWRGRSLL
- the LOC100939186 gene encoding nuclear pore complex-interacting protein family member A3-like isoform X1, whose translation is MRPQDPGALPPVLPSSAVHDDLLLLPSSLPLVAKGLPRCQLCNERCPWEMMTLRVTLRNPGSSGRKECPEAGTGSWLGRTRNQVINSLPDDFHPGTDFCGIPWIVIIIVFLGISTLAIFLWKTSLCVSFLKTVLKSQNAHDGSKDVQRKAWRSNSRSREGIKFGLEDLFTLWRHMEAKVRAEVCKVTRKVNSHYKINGQRKTAKEEKQNMKECEQAENERQLSEAEENGKLDMKEIHTQLQPFQCTQELQRRAEDYYRCKIAPSARKPLANSGSLFVFLAFGHSLPGQDMDVFFSPHLCAQALQRWMAERKAAYKRHRCEMRQKQRVPERHMSQELVQGRPGLQNPFWRGRSLL